The following is a genomic window from Flavobacteriales bacterium.
TCGCCCCCAGAACACCTTCCTGAACCCCAACGTCCCCTTGATCAACTCACCGTCCGTCGCCAGCAGCTCGTTCGGCGTGGGATGTTTCTCCTTCTCGGAAAGTCGCTCGTACGCTTCGCCCAGCAACTTCAACTGCTTTGTTGCCGCATCGCCGATGGCTTGCAGATCGCGGAGCCAGATCACTGCATCCTCGGGTAGTTGCGCGAAGAAGTTCTGCTGGCGCGCGGTGTCCTCGTCCTGGAGGTCGGGCACGATCACCGCTTCGGCGAGGAACTCCACGGTCAATTGGTCCTGCGGATCAAAGCGGCGCACGCTTTCCACGGTGTCGCCGTACAGCTCGATGCGGTAAGGCTTGTCGCTGCCGTAGCTGAACACGTCCACGATGCCGCCGCGGATGCTGAACTGCCCCGGCTCGTACACGAACTCCACGCGACTGAAGCCGGTCTCGTCCAACCACTCTTGCAGCGTGTCGATCGGCAGCTCCTCGTGACGCTTCACGGTGAGCGTGTTGCTCATCATCTCCTCCTGGCCCATCACGAGCGGCACCAGTGCTTCGGGGTAGGTGACGATGATGAGCTTGTTGGTGATCGGTGAATGGGAGTTGGTGAATGGGGAATGCGCATTCGCACCATTCGCCATTCGCCATTCGATATTCACCCTCATCAACGCTTCCAACACTTCCGTCCTTGTGACGCGTTCACCGTCGTGGTGGCCTTCCGGATCGTACGGCGATCGCGAGGGTGCGGGATAGAAGAGCATGTCTTCATCCTTCTTCGCATGACGGCCATCCTTGTCCTTGCCACGTAGCGCTTCCAGGTCGTTGATGAAGTAGGCCGCTTCTTCCTTGTCGGTGAGCACGAACACATGCACGCCGCCGCGCTGCTCGATGACCGACGCGGCGATCAGCGCTTGCGCCGAACCGATGGTGCCCGCGATCTGCACGCGCGCGGAATCTGGTTGCAGGCCTTCGGCGATGCGCGCGACGCGTGGGTCGTTGCGGTAGAGGGTGAGTAGGTCGGGGAGGGAGGTCAAAGGCATCGCTGTTGAATCACCTATTTCGAGTTCGATTGCGTAGTCAGATGGTCTTCTAGAATGACTCCCGGAGGAAATGAGAAGAGTAGTTCTCGGTACTCAGAAAGAACTGCTTGCTCTCGTGACTTTTTCCAGATTTCTACAAAGCCGTTGAGCACGTCTCTGTTCCAAGCGGCCACATAACGACTGGCCTGCTCAATGGCGAGGATATTGTAGGCTACAGCATGAGTCTTTGTACTGCCAGTCCAATCTGTGTTCTCCGGGATTGACCAGTATAGTCGTTGGCTCGAAAGAGGGAACACGAAATTCCTGAACACATCTTCATTCCTCTTGGGCGTATTACGATATATGACTGGATGATCACCAAGCACTAAGAATGGGATGTCCATCTGGCCAACGTGCGAGTATGCTGGTTGTTCGAACGCCTTGCCGGACTCGAAGTACTTGAGAAATTGCTCTGCTGAAAGGAAGGATCTTTCGAGTTGTATTCCATCCAAAATTCCTAGAATACGTGCTGGGTCTTCACGGATGGAAGGGTCATCAGACAATGCGAACTTGAGTCTGTCAAATGCCTTAACAGCGAAATGGCTGTCTCGTTGAGGTGACCTAACCCATTGTGTTGCGACGAAACCGAGCGCCCCCAGCATACGGTCCTGTGTGAGAAGGCCAGTTGCCGTTGGCTCAGTTGCCAAGGCATTCAAACGTGCTGCGGTAAGTGTTTCATTCTTTTGGTAGATGGTTTCGGGTAAGGAGGCTGGGATGTCCCCCATCATCACAGTGTTCCGATCCCATTCAAAGAACAGTTGCTTGGGAGAGAATGCCTTGCGTTCGACCTTTCCAGTTTTCTTGTCAAAGCGATAGAGCTTCCCATCCGGATTACAGAAGTTGGCCTGGAAGGACTCAGGGATGTAATGATGCCTATGTGAGTCAGGGGTATTCATCGACGCCAAAATGCCCGAAACCCGGTGCCGGGGATTCCGGGCATCGGGTTCGGGAGCGGAACAAAGTTACGGAGACGGGTAGCGCGGCACCTCGTTCACTCCGCTCACGTGCGACGAGATGGCCCGCCAGTGGCCATCGGTGCGGATGAACACGTTGCTGGACCAATAGGTGGTCTCCGAGGTATCCGTGAGCATGTGCCCAACGCCGGTGACGATGGCCGTGCCGTTCGGCCACTGCTGCAAGCGCTTGATCTCGTAGCGGAACGAGTCCACGCTCCAGGTATGGGTCCTTATCCACTCCAACTCATCCTGCTTGCGGTAGACGTGCCCTTCGGCATCGACCATCTCGAAGTCAGGATGCAGGATCCGGTCCAGGAGCACGGTATCCTGTTCACGATACGCTTTAGGCCATTCCACTTCCTTGAGGCGGCGTAGCTCTGCGGCCGTGGCATCGGATGGTGGAATTCCGGTATCGGCCCCATCGTGTACGCGTGAACATGCCGACAGGAGGATGACCGAACAGGCGAGGGCGTAGGCGCGCATCCTTGTTCAATTCAGGCCGTGCATGATGAGCGGATCGTTCCGGTACCGGCCTATTCAGCGTGAGCCTCCGTCGTCGGTCCACTGCGTCCAGGCGCCACGGTTCGAGCTGTTGCGCACGGGGCCCACTGCGGCCAGCGCCCTCTTGTTGTGCAGCGCCTTCCGGAAGGGGCGATCCGAGACGCTGCCGCCGTTGGGGAGCGCCACAAAGGTGGTGAACGGAAGGAAGCACAGGGATACGCGCATGGTCAGGCCTTCATCGCCTGCTCCACCATGTTCCGGCTGCCGATGTAGAGCGGGCAGCGCTGGTGCAGCTCGGTGGGCTTCAGGTCGAGGATGCGGGTGGTGCCATCGGTGGCCATGCCGCCGGCCTGTTCCACCAGGAAGGCGAGCGGGTTGGCCTCGTACAGCAGGCGCAGCTTGCCCTTCGGGGCCTTGGTCGTTCCGGGGTAGAGGTAGATGCCGCCCTTGAGCAGGTTGCGGTGGAAGTCGGCCACCAGGCTGCCGATGTAGCGCGCGCTCATCCTTTTCTGCTTGCAGGCGTCGATGTAGGTGCGTACGCCATCGCTGAACTCGACCCAGTTGCCTTCATTGATCGAATAGATCTTGCCGTCGGCGGGCGTCCGCATGTCAGGGTGGCTCAGGCAGAAGGTGCCGATGCTGGGGTCGAGCGTGAAGCCGTTGACGCCGTGGCCGGTGCTGTAGACGAGCATGGTGCTGCTGCCGTACACGATGTAGCCTGCGGCCACCTGCGTCGTCCCGGGCTGCAGGAAGTCCTCCAGGGTGGCCTTGGGGCCGGTGCTGATGCGCTTGTAGATGCTGAAGATGGTGCCGATGCTCACGTTCACGTCGATGTTGCTGCTGCCATCGAGCGGGTCCATGGTCACCACGTACTTGCCACCATTGTCGAAATGCACGATGTCGTCGTTCTCCTCGCTGGCCACCGCGCACACCGCCCCCTGGGTCCTCATCATGCGGATGAAGAGGTTGTTGGCGTAGACATCGAGCTTCTGCTGGGCCTCGCCCTGCACGTTCTCGGTCCCTTCGGCGCCGAGGATGTCGGCCATCAGTCCGGCCTTGTTCACTTCGCGGTTCACGATCTTGCCGGCGAGGCGGAAGGCGGTGAGCAGGGAGCTGAGGTCGCCCGAGGCGCCCGGGAACTCGGCCTGGCGTTCCACGATGAACTCGGAGAGGGTCTTGATCTCGGACATGGGGCAAAGATGCGGCACCGCTTTCTTTGCACGCATGGAGGTCACGGTACGTCAGGCCGAGGAGCGCGATGTGCCGCGCATGTTCGAGCTGGTGAACGAACTCGCGGTCTTTGAACGGGCCCCGGATGAGGTCACGGTCACCTTGGAGCATATGCTCGACGCCGGGTTCGGCTCCGATCCGGTCTGGGTGGGCTGGGTGGCCGAGGTCGGCGGGGTGATCCAAGGGATGGCGGTCTGTTACGTGCGCTATTCGACCTGGAAAGGGCGACGGCTCTATCTGGAGGACATCGTGGTCACGGAGTCGGCGAGAGGTCGGCGTATCGGCGAGAAGCTCTTCTTGGCCTGTGCACGCTATGCCGTGGAGAAGAACCATAGCGGCATGCTCTGGCAGGTGCTCGATTGGAATGAGGATGCCCATCGGTTCTACGGCCGGTTCGGGGCCCGCTATTCGAAGGAGTGGTGGAACGGTTCGTTGGAACTGGACCAATTGAAGAACTTGGCCGCCCGATGAAGGTCTTCAAGTTCGGCGGGGCCAGCGTGAAGGACGCGGCCGGTGTGCGCAACCTGGCGGGCGTGCTGTCCCATTTCCTCCAGGATGACCTGCTCATCGTGGTGAGCGCCATGGGCAAGACCACCAACGCGCTGGAGGAGGTGGTGTGGGTGTACGGCGAGGGGCGGGACACGCGCCCGATGGTGGAGAAGCTCCGCGCCGCGCACACCGCGGTGCTGGCCGATGTGGCGCCCGGCGACGAAGCCGCGCAGGCCGCCCTGAACGGCTCGTTCCGCGAGCTGCAGCGCACCCTGGGCCAGCGCTCCAGCGGCCGGGCGGACGAGGACTACGACCAGATGGTGTCCCTCGGCGAGGTGTGGAGCACGCTGGTGGTGAGCGCTCACCTGAAGCACGCCGGCATCGCCAACACCTGGTTCGACGCGCGGACGGTAGTGCGCACCGATGGGCGATATCGAGCGGCGAAGGTGGAGTGGCAGGCCTGCGAGAACCTGGCGACGCGATACCTGAAGCCGCTGTTCGCCGGCCAGCCGGGGCGCGTCCTCACGCAGGGCTTCATCGGCCGCACGGCGGAAGGGCGCACCACCACCCTGGGCCGCGAGGGCTCCGACTTCAGCGCCGCCATCTTCGCCTACCTGCTCGATGCGGAGAGCGTCACCATCTGGAAGGACGTGCCCGGCATGTTCAACGCCGACCCGAAGCGGTTCGCGGACACGAAACTGCTGAGCCACATCAGCTACCGCGAGGCCATCGAGCTCAGCTACTTCGGCGCCAGCGTGATCCACCCGCGCACGCTGCAGCCCCTCCAGCAGAAGCACATCCCGCTCTACGTCCGTTCCTTCATCGACCTCGACGCGCCAGGCAGCACCATCGACGACCGCAGCGAGAACGACTCGCTGATCCCCGCGTTCATCGTGAAGCCCGGGCAGCTGCTGATCAGCATCACCCCGCGGGACCTGAGCTTCATCGTGGAGGAGAACCTCAGCGGCATCTTCTGGCTCTTCGCCCAGCGCAACGTGCGCATCGACCTGATGCAGAACAGCGCGCTGGCCTTCAGCGTGGTGGTGGACGACACGCCGCGCGCGCAGGAACTGATCGCCGAACTGCGCAAGGGCTACGAGGTGCGCTACAACTCCGGCTGCGAACTGGTGACCGTGCGCCACTACGATGAGCCGACGCTGGCCGCGCTCACCACGGGCAGGGAGGTGCTGCTGGAGCAGCGCAGCCGCACCACGGCCCGCTTCGTCCTTCGGTCCTGATCACTCGCCCTCCTCCAGGATCCGCAGCACGCGGTCGGGGAAGTCGCTGATGATGCCGTCCACCCCGAGGGCGGTCATCCTGCGGAGGTCGGCCTCCTCGTTCACGGTCCACACCACCACCTCGATGTTGCGTTCCTGCAGCGACCGCACGGCAGCGGCGTCCACCAGCCCGAACTGGGGGCTGTACACCTCCGGGACATAGCTCAGCCGCGCAAGCTCCGTGTCGGGGTCGGTGCCGGACTCCACCAGCAAGGCGGTGCGCAGGCCCGGGTCCTGGGCGTGCACGGCCTCCAGCACGGCGGGGTCGAAGCTCTGCACCAGGCAGTTGGCGCCGAGCTGCAGGTCGGTGAGGGTGCGCAGCACGGCGGCGGCCAGGGTGTCCGGTGCGGGTTGGTAGGTGCCGTACCAGGCCGGGTCGCTCTTGATCTCGATGTTGTAGGAGACGGGCCCCACGCCTTCGGTGAGCGTGAGCTCCTCGATGGCGGCCACCACCTCGGCCAGCGTCGGCTTGATGGCGCGGCGGTTGTCCTGGTCGGGGAAGTCCGGATGCGTGAGCGAACCGCAGTCGCAGCGCTGGGCTTCCGCAAGGGTCATGCGATGGATGTTGAGGGCCAGTCCCTGATCCTCGGTGAGCGGAGCGCCGTCGGGACCGGTGCAGATGCGGTGGTCCATCCAGGGCTCGTGGCTCACGAGCACGTGCCCGTCGGCCGTGAGCACCACGTCCAGCTCGAGCCAGGTGCAGCCCAGGCGGGCGGCGCGTTGGAAGGCGGCGATGGTGTTCTCGGGCTCCAGGCCCCGGCAGCCGCGGTGGCCGTGCACTTCGGGTGGTTCTGGAGCGGAGGTCATGCAGGCGGACAGCAGGAGGGTGAGCGCGGGCAGGGCCCTAGGGTTGGGCATGGGGGAAGCGGGTGAGGATCTTGTCGGCGAGCACGGCGGCCATCTTGAAGCGGCCTTCGTGGGTGACCCCGGCGATGTGAGGGGTGAGGATCACGCGGTCGTGGCGCAGCAGGTGCTCGAGCACCGACGCCTCGGGGCCGGGGTCGAGGCCGGAGAGGTCGGCGCGCTCGAACTCGAGCACGTCGAGGCCGGCGGCGAGGACCCGGCCGCTGTCCAGCGCATCCAGGAGAGCGGCGGTGTGCAGCACGGGCCCTCGGCTGGTGTTCACCAGGCGGATGGGGCGCGCGAAACCCGCGAGGAACGAGGCGTTCGCGTAGTGGTGCGTTTCCGCGGTCAGCGGAAGGTGCAGGCTCACGATGTCGCTCTCGCGATGCAGGGTGGCCAGGTCGCACTCCTCGACATGCGGAGGGGTGTGGCCATCGCGGTACTTGTCGTGGCCCAGCACGCGCACCCCGAAGCCCTGCAGGCGATCGGCGAAGGCGAGGCCCATGTGGCCCAGGCCGATGATGCCCACCGTGAGGCCGTGGAGGTCGGTGCCGCGGTTCTCCTCGCGGCGCCACTGGCCGGTGTGCACCTGGCGGTCCGCACGGGGCAGATGCTTCAGCAGCGCCAGCACCAGCAGCAGGGTGTGCTCGGCGACGCCATCGCGATTGCCTTCGGGCGAGTTGATCACCTCCACGCCGCGTGCGGCGCAGACGGCCGTGTCGATGTTCTCCAGGCCGGAGCCCACACGGGCCACGAAACGCAGGGCGGGGACGCGGTCCAGCACGTCCCGGCCCACGCTCTTGCTGCGCACCACCAGGCCGGCGCACCGCTCCAGGTCCGCGGCCTCGGGATGGTCGTGCGCGATGCAGGTGTGGCCGGCGGCGGTGAGCCGCTCGGCGAGCACGGGATGGACCTCGTCCAGGAAGTGGACCCGCATGGTCAGTGGAAGAGGTCGTACATGACGTGGCCCACGGAGAAGTAGGTGAGCAGGCCGAAGATGTCGTTGAGCGTGGTGACGAAGGGCCCGGTGGCCAGGGCGGGGTCCACCTTGATGCGGTCGAGCACCAGGGGGATGAGGGTGCCGAAGAGGGCGGCGGTGAGGATCACCGTGCAGAGGGCGATGCTGACGGTGTAGCTGAGGGCCTGGCTTTGGCGGAGGGCGAGGTTGACGGCGAAGATGAGGGTGCCACAGATGACGGCGGTGAGCACGGCCACCCGTAGCTCCTTCCACAGGCGGGCCCCTACGCGCATGTTCTGCAGGGTACCGGCGGCGAGGCCCTGCACCACGATGGCGCTGGACTGTACGCCCACGTTGCCCGCAGTGGCGGCGATGAGCGGCATGAAGAAGGCCATCTTCGGGTCGATGCGGAGCTCTTCCTCGTAGAGGCCGATGATCTGGGAGCTGAGCACGCCGCCGGCCAGGCCGATGAGCAGCCAGGGCAGCCGCGCACGCGTCTGCACCAGCGGGCTGTCGGTGGCGTCCACGTCCTCGCTGATGCCGCTGGCGAGCTGGTAGTCCTCGGTGGCCTCCTCCTGCATCACGTCCATCACGTCGTCGAAGGTGATGCGGCCCACGAGCCGGCCGTCCTTGTCCACCACGGGCAGCACCACCACGTCGTACTTCTTCATGAGGTTCACCACCTCCTCGGCGTCGGTATCCACGCGCACATGGACGACATCGGTCTCGCAGATGTGCTTGATGAGGGTGCGCGTGCTCTCGGCCGAGAAGAGGAGCTCCTTCAACGGAAGGATGCCCACCAGGCGGTCGTCCTTGTCCACCACGTACACGGTGTAGACGTGGTCCGCCTCGCGGGCCTGCTGGCGCATCTCCACGATCGCACGGGCCACGGACGCGTCGGCGCGGACGCTCACGAGCTCCTTGGCCATCAGGGCGCCGGCGGTGCCCTCCTGGTAGCGGAGCAGTTCCTCGATGTCGTCGGCCTGCTCCGCGTCGTCCAGCAGGTCCAGCACCTCCTTGGCCTTCTCCTCGGGGAGGTCGGCCATCACGTCGGCGGCGTCGTCCGATTCGATGTGGCCGATCACCTTGTCGGCGATCTCCTGGCTGGTGAGCCCTTCGAGCAGGCGTTCGCGCAGGTCCTCGTCGAGCTCCAGGATGGCCTCGGCGGCGGTCTCCTCCTCCAGCAGGCGCAGCACGTAGCGCGCCTCGTCG
Proteins encoded in this region:
- a CDS encoding aspartate kinase, producing MKVFKFGGASVKDAAGVRNLAGVLSHFLQDDLLIVVSAMGKTTNALEEVVWVYGEGRDTRPMVEKLRAAHTAVLADVAPGDEAAQAALNGSFRELQRTLGQRSSGRADEDYDQMVSLGEVWSTLVVSAHLKHAGIANTWFDARTVVRTDGRYRAAKVEWQACENLATRYLKPLFAGQPGRVLTQGFIGRTAEGRTTTLGREGSDFSAAIFAYLLDAESVTIWKDVPGMFNADPKRFADTKLLSHISYREAIELSYFGASVIHPRTLQPLQQKHIPLYVRSFIDLDAPGSTIDDRSENDSLIPAFIVKPGQLLISITPRDLSFIVEENLSGIFWLFAQRNVRIDLMQNSALAFSVVVDDTPRAQELIAELRKGYEVRYNSGCELVTVRHYDEPTLAALTTGREVLLEQRSRTTARFVLRS
- a CDS encoding DUF4238 domain-containing protein, coding for MNTPDSHRHHYIPESFQANFCNPDGKLYRFDKKTGKVERKAFSPKQLFFEWDRNTVMMGDIPASLPETIYQKNETLTAARLNALATEPTATGLLTQDRMLGALGFVATQWVRSPQRDSHFAVKAFDRLKFALSDDPSIREDPARILGILDGIQLERSFLSAEQFLKYFESGKAFEQPAYSHVGQMDIPFLVLGDHPVIYRNTPKRNEDVFRNFVFPLSSQRLYWSIPENTDWTGSTKTHAVAYNILAIEQASRYVAAWNRDVLNGFVEIWKKSREQAVLSEYRELLFSFPPGVILEDHLTTQSNSK
- a CDS encoding glycerophosphodiester phosphodiesterase, giving the protein MPNPRALPALTLLLSACMTSAPEPPEVHGHRGCRGLEPENTIAAFQRAARLGCTWLELDVVLTADGHVLVSHEPWMDHRICTGPDGAPLTEDQGLALNIHRMTLAEAQRCDCGSLTHPDFPDQDNRRAIKPTLAEVVAAIEELTLTEGVGPVSYNIEIKSDPAWYGTYQPAPDTLAAAVLRTLTDLQLGANCLVQSFDPAVLEAVHAQDPGLRTALLVESGTDPDTELARLSYVPEVYSPQFGLVDAAAVRSLQERNIEVVVWTVNEEADLRRMTALGVDGIISDFPDRVLRILEEGE
- the mgtE gene encoding magnesium transporter codes for the protein MSFELTKGLLDRIRGDVEVGRDQDILAVVSELHPSDIGGLLGRLTLDEARYVLRLLEEETAAEAILELDEDLRERLLEGLTSQEIADKVIGHIESDDAADVMADLPEEKAKEVLDLLDDAEQADDIEELLRYQEGTAGALMAKELVSVRADASVARAIVEMRQQAREADHVYTVYVVDKDDRLVGILPLKELLFSAESTRTLIKHICETDVVHVRVDTDAEEVVNLMKKYDVVVLPVVDKDGRLVGRITFDDVMDVMQEEATEDYQLASGISEDVDATDSPLVQTRARLPWLLIGLAGGVLSSQIIGLYEEELRIDPKMAFFMPLIAATAGNVGVQSSAIVVQGLAAGTLQNMRVGARLWKELRVAVLTAVICGTLIFAVNLALRQSQALSYTVSIALCTVILTAALFGTLIPLVLDRIKVDPALATGPFVTTLNDIFGLLTYFSVGHVMYDLFH
- a CDS encoding nuclear transport factor 2 family protein; amino-acid sequence: MLLDRILHPDFEMVDAEGHVYRKQDELEWIRTHTWSVDSFRYEIKRLQQWPNGTAIVTGVGHMLTDTSETTYWSSNVFIRTDGHWRAISSHVSGVNEVPRYPSP
- the fbp gene encoding class 1 fructose-bisphosphatase gives rise to the protein MSEIKTLSEFIVERQAEFPGASGDLSSLLTAFRLAGKIVNREVNKAGLMADILGAEGTENVQGEAQQKLDVYANNLFIRMMRTQGAVCAVASEENDDIVHFDNGGKYVVTMDPLDGSSNIDVNVSIGTIFSIYKRISTGPKATLEDFLQPGTTQVAAGYIVYGSSTMLVYSTGHGVNGFTLDPSIGTFCLSHPDMRTPADGKIYSINEGNWVEFSDGVRTYIDACKQKRMSARYIGSLVADFHRNLLKGGIYLYPGTTKAPKGKLRLLYEANPLAFLVEQAGGMATDGTTRILDLKPTELHQRCPLYIGSRNMVEQAMKA
- a CDS encoding GNAT family N-acetyltransferase → MEVTVRQAEERDVPRMFELVNELAVFERAPDEVTVTLEHMLDAGFGSDPVWVGWVAEVGGVIQGMAVCYVRYSTWKGRRLYLEDIVVTESARGRRIGEKLFLACARYAVEKNHSGMLWQVLDWNEDAHRFYGRFGARYSKEWWNGSLELDQLKNLAAR